Within the Leptospira stimsonii genome, the region CGATGTGCAACAGATATCCGTCTCTGCCTTCACGTCGGCGGTGCAGTTTACGTAGGTGACGACGGGGACTCCGGGATATTTTTTCTTAAGATCGATCACGTCCTGTCTCGTAATACTTTCAGCAAGCGAGCAACCTGCTTTTAGGTCCGCAATGAGAACCTTCTTTTCGGGGGACATAAGTTTCGCCGTCTCCGCCATAAAATGGACGCCATTAAAAAGAATGATCTCCGCCGACGTGTCGGCCGCCACCTTGCTCAGGTAGAGAGAATCTCCGGTAATATCGGAAACTCCATGGAAAACGTCCGGGGTCATGTAGTTGTGTCCGAGGAGAACCGCATTCTTCTCTTTTTTTAATTTCTGAATTTCTTGAATCAAAGGAAGTTTTGCTTCGACTTCGTGATCCATATAAGTGCTCTTGAGAGCTTTTGTGATTTCGTCTAGGGTTTTCATAAGTAGGGCCAGTACGTTGTCGTAGTAGAGATTCCTTTTAACTTTGGATAGGCGAGATCGGCGCCCGTGTTACAATTAGACTGACATTGTCTCCAAAGATTCCCGCTATTTGAGGAACCGGAGCGTTTTGCGTTTTCAAAATCTTTTTCCGTATCAAAGGCACAAGATCCATTCGAAGAAACGTAGTTTAGATAGAATGTAGAATTGCACTTACTCCAACAACGGAGGAGTTCGCCGAGAGTATCCCGGTTTTGCAGGTTCGCGGGTTGAATTCCATTTTGAAAACGATCCAATTCGGAGGCTTTGCATTTATCGCTGATGACCACCGGAGTTTTCAAACATAGGTTCCCTTGAGTATAGTAATCAACACAAGACGGATCGGAACCCGAAGCGAGAATCCAACTTATAAGTTGTTGGTCTTTTGAGTCGGATTCTTTCTTCGACGCAAAGCATCCGGTGAATGAAAGGATACAAATTAGAATAAAAATGGATTGTTTGTGCACAGCAAAATCCTTTCCCTTTCAATTTCTCTTAAGAGAAGTCTTGCTACAATCAAAAAATAAGATAGGAATCGGTCTGAATCAAATTGCAAATCTGTATTTTTAAAATATATTGACACGATTTATTTCGAGATTTAAATAAGCCCTTATCCCCAAAATCAAAAACAGGATTGGTATTACTTTCCATGAGAAAATTATCTTCTCTAATTTCTGTGTTAGTTCTCCTTATGTTCTTAGGAAATTGCGCAGACACAGTCGATGTAGAATATCCGGTATTCCCGAAAGATAAAGAAGGCCGTGCCCTTCAGAAATTCCTCGGAACCATTCGTAACGTAGGATTGGCAGTTGAGCCTCCAAAGAAAAGTCTTTGGGAAGCGATCTTCGGAGAAGGTTCTAGCTTTATCGATCAAATGCCTTCTAAGGTATTCGAAGCATTCGACAAAGAATCTTATTACAAACTGATCGACCTCAGCAAACGCGCGGACGTTCTGAACGAAGCGACACTTTCTCTCACTGGTATTACTAAGTCCAGAGCGAAGATCGGAAACCTTCTTGGTGCGGAAGCGATTCTTTACATCGGATATCAAAAGCCTTACACTGAGTGTGGTAGCGAAAACAAAATCGATATGGTTGCGGCTGGAATGAAAGTTGCAGGTTTTGCGGCTTCAATGGCGACTGGGAAAGAAGTAAACACCGGAAACGATCCAGTTTCTAAACCAACAGGCGTCCGTTACATGCTGATTCCTCTCGATGCGACTCTTATTAAAGTAGATACTGGAGAAGTAAAAAAAGCGGTGGTTTCAAATCCTGCAAAAATCTTCAACAGTGTTGGAAACTTAGAATGTCCTTCCATCCTTGATTCTTTTGGACAAGGTTTGGACGAAGCGGCTGGTTACATTAAGAGCAGACTTTCCCCAATCGTTAAGACTGAAAAAATCGAAATCTTTGTAAAAGACGAGGATGAAGAAGTAAAAGAACTTCTTACTGAAGGTTACGAAGAAATCCAAGGCGAAACACCAAGTTTCAAAAAAGCAAAAGAAGCGTGGGAAAAAGCCGACAAAAAAGCGAAGGGTCAGTCTTGGGGAGCGAAAGCAAACCTCGGAACTTACTACTTCTCTACTGGTGATTTCGAAAAAGCGATCAAACTCTACGAAGAAGCTATGAAGATCAACGGAGCTAAAAAGAGCTACCTGAGAGAACTTAGAAAGAGAGTAGAAGCTACTTTCGCAGTTGACGAAAGCAACGCAAAGTAATCGATTCCTTTGAAACGGATTGATTGCATGAAAAGCGGACGAAAGTCCGCTTTTCTTATTTCTACACTCTTATTTTGTTTTCTCTTCTTCTTGGATTGTAGAAAGACTCCGACAGAAGAAGAGTGTGTCGAAAATCAGATGCACAACGTGAAGTTGATCGCTCAGGCTTCCGAAACCGAAATTCCGACCGGAATGCAGCAGTTGATGTTGAAGCAGATTCTCCAGCCGGATATGTCAAGAGCGATTGTTTTACGTTGTATGTCCGATAAAACTCTGAAACAAGTTCAATGTGAACTCGGGAAAGAGAAGTTTATGGATTTGAAAGAATGCAAACAATTCGGTAAGGAAGAAAAGTAGGAAATCCTTCTTTTTAACTTCTACTGACAAATGATTGTCATACGGAAAAAGATTGAAAACGGACTTGAAGTGCGTATCCGGTAAAATACCGAAAAACCATTCTTTTCAGAGAAATATAAAAATGGCCCGAGATCTTCGGGCCTTTTCTATTGTAACCTTTACGAGAAAGAATCCTACAAAAAAGTAGGAACTCCCATGAAACCCGCTTCAGTTGGGTAAATTGTTTCTTCTTAGATAAGCCGGGATATCGTAGTCTTCCAGCTTTGGTTTGTTAGACGAACGCGGCCTCAAAGAACCAGGATGGGGTCGGAGCGATTCTGCAGAATCTTCTTGTGGGAACTCCTTTCTTTCGTTCGGAGATTCCATTCCCACAGCCTTTCTCTGAAAACCGTAGTTCTCCTGGACTCTCGTATTGAGATCCTGGTTTTGAATCAGCTTTCCGGAAGGATTTTTTTTGCTAAAGCCGGTTGCGATTACGGTGACCCGAATTTTATTCGCAAGGCTTTCGTCTTCGTGAAGACCTATGATGATATTTGCATTTGGATCCACTTGAGAGGTGATGATTCCGGAAACTTCGTTCCAATCGGAGATCGTAAGATCTTTTCCACCGGAAACGTTGATCAGAAGCGAAGAAGCTCCCGCGATCGAAGAAGAGTCTAACAGCGAATTGTTGATCGCAAATTCCACAGCCTCTTTGACTTTTCCTTCCCCGCTCCCTTCACCGACTCCCATCACCGCGTCACCCGTATCGCGCATGATCGTTTTTACGTCTGCAAAGTCCACGTTGATCAAACCCGGGTTATTGATGATATCGCTGATTCCTCGTACGGCGTTGAGAAGAATATCGTCTATCACCTGAAAGGCGAGATCGATCGGAGTCGATTTATCCACGACTCGAAAGATAGAATCGTTGTTGATCAGAATGAGGGTGTCAACGTGCGAACGAAGTTGTTCGATTCCTTTACGAGCAAGTTCCATTCTTCTTCTTCCTTCGAAAGAGAAGGGAAGAGTCACGACCCCGACCACGAGACATTTCATTTCTTTCGCGATCTTTGCGATCACGGGTGCGGCGCCGGTCCCGGTTCCACCGCCCATACCCGCGGTGATAAAAACCATGTCGGCTCCTCTTACCGCGGACTGGATTCTTTCCTTATCTTCTTCTGCGGCCTTGTAACCGAGTTCGGGATCGCCGCCTGCACCCATTCCGCGCGTTATTTTGGTTCCTAGGATGATTTTATTTTCCACCTGAGAACGGAGTAACACTTGTTCGTCGGTGTTGAGAATCGCGAACTCGACACCTTTGAGAGTGGAGTTGGACATCCGCGTGACGGCATTCATTCCGCCTCCGCCGACTCCGAATACTTTTATGACTGCAGGACTTGTTTTTGTTTCTTCTTCAAAACGGATCATCGTATTTTCCTTTTGGAGGACGGTCAAAGATTCTCTTCGATCCATCGTCTGATTTTTTTCGTCCAACCTTCCGATCGGTCCACGGATTTCTGATCCATGTCCGTCATTCTATCTGCGTATTTGATCATTCCGATTACCGTGGAGAATTCAGGCGAGGAGGCTTTTTCCGCAAGTCCGCTGATTCCGCCCGGTCGCGCTCTGGATGCCGTTAGACGAAACACATCCTCGGCGAGAGTATCGATCCCTTCGAGAAGACTTCCTCCTCCGGTGAGAATCACTCCTCCGGCAAGAAGTCCTTTTTTACCGGACTTTACGAGTTCCTTATCCACCATCTCGAAGATTTCTCTCATTCGCGGTTCTATGATTGCGACCAATTCTTCTCTGAGAACCTGTCTCGCGGGTCTTCCGCTGATCGGCGGAATTTCGATCGTTTCAGTCGGATCGATTTCGGAAAGAATGGTGTGTCCGTATCTTTTTTTGAGAAGTTCTGCGGTTTCTAAAGTCGTTTTCAAACCGATCGAAATATCGCTCGTGACGTTGATTCCGCCGAAAGGAATTACAGAAGAATACGAGATTCCTCCGTCGACGTAGATGATCAGATCGCAGATTCCAGCGCCGATATCAAGAACAGCGGTTCCGAGATCTTTTTCTCCAGAAGTCAAAACGGCCTCGGAAGAAGCGAGGCTAGAAAGAATCATCACTTCGCAATGAAGTCCCGAAGATTCGATACACTTTTCTAAATTATGAATTGCTGTTATACCCGCGGTGACGATATGGACTTCCGCTTCCAAGCGAACGCCGGTCATTCCGATCGGATCCCGGATGCTCGTTTGATCGTCCACGGAAAATTCTTTGGAAAGAACGTGAAGAATCTGTTGATCCGCAGGAACTCGAATCGCCTGCGCGGCTTCGATCACTCGCACCACGTCCGGTTCGGCGACGGTTCGATCGCGGTTTGTGATTGCGACGACTCCTTTCGAGTTATCGGCTTTGACGGTTTTGCCTGTGATATTGACCGCGACTGAAGTGATCTCTTGTCCGGACATGAGTTCCGCTTCGCTTACGGCTTCGATGATGGAACGGGTCGTGGATTCGATATTGATGATGGATCCATTCTTCACTCCCGAAGAAGGATAGGCTCCGGTTCCGATGATTTCGACTTCGTATTCGGAGATCGGTCGGGCCACGACTACTTTTGTCAAAGAAGTCCCGAGATCCAAAGCGGCGATGATTCTATCTCTTGGTTCTAACATATCAGTGATAGACCGCGTCTTCTCCTCTGATATCTACGAGTTCGGATTGGATCTTGTCTTTTTCAAAATAGGCTAAGATTGCGTAGAGTTTGCGGATCTGGTCCCGATGGAGAAGGGTTCCGATTTGGATTCTTAATTGAATCGGCTCGTCCGCGAAAAAAAAGATTTCCCCGTCTTCTTGGAGGAGAACTTCGGAGATTCTCGGTTTGAGTGCGGG harbors:
- a CDS encoding lipoprotein LipL41 — translated: MRKLSSLISVLVLLMFLGNCADTVDVEYPVFPKDKEGRALQKFLGTIRNVGLAVEPPKKSLWEAIFGEGSSFIDQMPSKVFEAFDKESYYKLIDLSKRADVLNEATLSLTGITKSRAKIGNLLGAEAILYIGYQKPYTECGSENKIDMVAAGMKVAGFAASMATGKEVNTGNDPVSKPTGVRYMLIPLDATLIKVDTGEVKKAVVSNPAKIFNSVGNLECPSILDSFGQGLDEAAGYIKSRLSPIVKTEKIEIFVKDEDEEVKELLTEGYEEIQGETPSFKKAKEAWEKADKKAKGQSWGAKANLGTYYFSTGDFEKAIKLYEEAMKINGAKKSYLRELRKRVEATFAVDESNAK
- the ftsZ gene encoding cell division protein FtsZ, producing the protein MIRFEEETKTSPAVIKVFGVGGGGMNAVTRMSNSTLKGVEFAILNTDEQVLLRSQVENKIILGTKITRGMGAGGDPELGYKAAEEDKERIQSAVRGADMVFITAGMGGGTGTGAAPVIAKIAKEMKCLVVGVVTLPFSFEGRRRMELARKGIEQLRSHVDTLILINNDSIFRVVDKSTPIDLAFQVIDDILLNAVRGISDIINNPGLINVDFADVKTIMRDTGDAVMGVGEGSGEGKVKEAVEFAINNSLLDSSSIAGASSLLINVSGGKDLTISDWNEVSGIITSQVDPNANIIIGLHEDESLANKIRVTVIATGFSKKNPSGKLIQNQDLNTRVQENYGFQRKAVGMESPNERKEFPQEDSAESLRPHPGSLRPRSSNKPKLEDYDIPAYLRRNNLPN
- the ftsA gene encoding cell division protein FtsA; this encodes MLEPRDRIIAALDLGTSLTKVVVARPISEYEVEIIGTGAYPSSGVKNGSIINIESTTRSIIEAVSEAELMSGQEITSVAVNITGKTVKADNSKGVVAITNRDRTVAEPDVVRVIEAAQAIRVPADQQILHVLSKEFSVDDQTSIRDPIGMTGVRLEAEVHIVTAGITAIHNLEKCIESSGLHCEVMILSSLASSEAVLTSGEKDLGTAVLDIGAGICDLIIYVDGGISYSSVIPFGGINVTSDISIGLKTTLETAELLKKRYGHTILSEIDPTETIEIPPISGRPARQVLREELVAIIEPRMREIFEMVDKELVKSGKKGLLAGGVILTGGGSLLEGIDTLAEDVFRLTASRARPGGISGLAEKASSPEFSTVIGMIKYADRMTDMDQKSVDRSEGWTKKIRRWIEENL